The following coding sequences lie in one Apium graveolens cultivar Ventura chromosome 1, ASM990537v1, whole genome shotgun sequence genomic window:
- the LOC141660488 gene encoding uncharacterized protein LOC141660488, with amino-acid sequence MSSSEQNIVVMRHGDRRDYLDPSWAATAGDRKWDPPLAEPGLTRAFLTGQKLRDDLGFPIHRVFVSPFYRCLQTAAQAIAGLTDQNDASNLRVSVEYGLCEMLNTEAIKPEMAPKDGKFVFDISDCEAVLPAGMLDHTVEKLYQTLPQWEETVAGANDRYVQVFKALADKYPSENLLLVTHGAGVAVSVSAFVKNTTVHEVEYCAFSHLKRTVSLGKDNAFTAGNFEAFLPEGETGIHYSKASS; translated from the exons ATGTCTTCATCTGAACAAAACATTGTCGTGATGCGCCACGGCGATCGCCGCGACTACTTGGATCCATCATGGGCTGCAACTGCAGGAGATAGAAAATGGGACCCTCCTCTAGCTGAACCGGGTCTCACTCGCGCTTTCTTGACCGGTCAGAAGCTACGTGATGATCTCGGCTTTCCGATCCACCGAGTTTTTGTATCACCTTTTTATCGGTGTTTGCAAACTGCTGCTCAAGCTATTGCTGGTCTTACCGATCAAAATGATGCTTCTAATCTCAGG GTCTCTGTTGAGTATGGTTTGTGTGAGATGCTGAACACTGAAGCCATAAAGCCGGAAATGGCTCCCAAGGACGGAAAATTTGTCTTTGATATATCAGACTGTGAAGCTGTCTTACCCGCTGGAATGTTGGATCACACTGTTGAGAAATTGTATCAAACG TTGCCACAATGGGAGGAGACTGTGGCAGGTGCCAATGATCGATATGTGCAGGTTTTTAAGGCCCTAGCAGATAAATATCCTTCTGAAAACTTGTTGCTTGTTACTCATG GGGCAGGAGTTGCTGTTTCAGTCTCTGCATTCGTGAAAAATACTACTGTTCATGAAGTTGAATATTGTGCATTCTCCCATTTGAAAAGAACTGTCTCTTTAGGCAAAGACAATGCATTTACTGCCGGAAACTTTGAGGCGTTTCTACCAGAAGGTGAAACCGGGATCCACTACTCCAAAGCTAGCTCCTGA